A region from the Hydrogenimonas sp. genome encodes:
- a CDS encoding ATP-dependent DNA helicase RecQ, with the protein MPQKEGKYEVLKRVFGHTGFRPLQERAVDAALRGKDLLLILPTGGGKSLCYQLPALLKEGVTVVISPLLALMQDQVRALKLQGIGAEMIGSMQGREEIDAVMQGLRKGEVKLLYIAPERFNAFGFTDLLRSIPVASFVVDEAHCVSEWGHEFREEYRRLHRLKELFPDTPVSAFTATATPQVEEDIARQLGLKDPVRLRGSVYRENLLIRAEPRSGDGRGQLLRFLSRFKGESGIVYTFTRNAAESLAGYLQSEGISAMAYHAGLGREDRQNAYHAFVHDETDVIVATVAFGMGIDKSNIRFVVHMSMPKTLEGYYQEIGRAGRDGVQSETLLLYSAADAAQRASLLEGLEEGSYKQSAYGKLEKMVNYSRSESCRHMQLAEYFGESMEPCGNRCDNCTAPPADKRDITKESRQLLSAVYRTSQSFGKNHIIDILRGSRNGKIVQFGHDSLSVYGIGTELGRRQWETVTERLLEIGALVRGEHRNLLITKFGAEILKGQKSVDIRSSRMQAVERKGKRKREAAALYDCDPRLFDELRRLRKEIAGEKGVPAYQVFSDKTLVQMAAKLPQNREEMLEISGIAEVKMERFGEPFLKLCIELGKRVEAVE; encoded by the coding sequence AGGGAGTTACCGTAGTCATCTCCCCGCTTCTGGCACTTATGCAGGATCAGGTAAGGGCTTTAAAGCTGCAGGGTATCGGAGCGGAGATGATCGGTTCCATGCAGGGCAGAGAGGAGATAGATGCAGTGATGCAGGGGCTTCGAAAGGGTGAAGTGAAGCTGCTCTATATAGCTCCCGAGCGCTTCAATGCTTTCGGTTTTACCGATCTGCTGCGTTCGATTCCGGTAGCCTCTTTCGTTGTAGACGAAGCGCACTGCGTCAGTGAGTGGGGGCATGAGTTCAGAGAGGAGTACAGGCGGCTGCACCGACTCAAAGAGCTCTTTCCCGACACTCCCGTTTCGGCATTTACGGCAACCGCTACGCCCCAAGTGGAAGAGGATATCGCCAGGCAGCTGGGGTTGAAAGATCCTGTCAGGCTCAGAGGTTCGGTATACCGGGAGAATCTTCTGATAAGGGCCGAGCCGAGGTCGGGAGACGGAAGGGGACAGCTGCTCAGGTTCCTATCGCGTTTCAAAGGTGAAAGCGGCATAGTCTACACCTTCACCCGCAATGCGGCGGAGTCGCTGGCCGGCTATCTGCAGAGTGAGGGGATAAGCGCTATGGCCTACCATGCCGGTCTCGGCAGGGAGGATCGTCAGAACGCCTACCACGCTTTCGTTCACGACGAGACGGATGTCATAGTCGCCACCGTGGCGTTCGGAATGGGGATAGACAAATCCAATATACGTTTCGTAGTCCATATGAGTATGCCCAAGACTCTCGAGGGCTACTACCAGGAGATTGGCCGTGCCGGCCGTGACGGAGTGCAGAGCGAGACGCTGCTGCTCTACAGTGCGGCGGATGCGGCTCAGCGGGCATCTCTTCTGGAAGGGCTGGAGGAGGGGAGCTACAAACAGAGTGCCTACGGGAAACTGGAGAAGATGGTCAACTACAGCAGGAGCGAATCTTGCCGCCATATGCAGCTGGCCGAATATTTCGGAGAGAGTATGGAGCCCTGCGGAAATAGGTGCGACAACTGTACGGCACCCCCCGCCGACAAGAGAGATATAACGAAGGAGTCGAGGCAGCTTCTTTCGGCGGTCTACCGTACCTCACAGAGTTTCGGCAAAAATCATATAATCGACATTCTGCGGGGAAGCAGAAACGGTAAAATCGTTCAGTTCGGGCACGACTCTCTCTCCGTATACGGCATCGGCACGGAGCTTGGCAGGCGGCAGTGGGAGACGGTGACGGAGAGGCTTTTGGAGATAGGCGCACTGGTGCGGGGCGAGCACCGGAATCTGTTGATTACGAAATTTGGCGCAGAGATACTCAAAGGTCAAAAAAGCGTAGATATAAGATCTTCCCGTATGCAGGCCGTGGAGCGCAAAGGGAAGAGAAAGAGAGAGGCAGCCGCCCTGTACGACTGCGATCCCCGCCTCTTCGACGAGCTTCGCAGACTGAGGAAGGAGATAGCCGGCGAAAAAGGGGTGCCCGCCTATCAGGTTTTCAGTGACAAGACCCTCGTTCAGATGGCTGCTAAGCTTCCGCAAAACAGAGAAGAGATGCTGGAGATAAGCGGGATAGCGGAGGTGAAAATGGAGCGTTTCGGAGAGCCTTTTTTGAAACTCTGTATCGAGCTTGGAAAGAGGGTCGAAGCTGTAGAGTGA
- a CDS encoding isochorismate pyruvate-lyase, with the protein MEIKECKTLEELRKEVDKVDDKIVELIAVRNDYIKQAAKFKHTVDEIKADERIEDVLNHVRHKALTLGVSPNMVVEIYKKMIDDMVETEIAEFRNKGSF; encoded by the coding sequence ATGGAGATCAAAGAGTGCAAAACCCTCGAAGAGCTGCGAAAAGAGGTAGACAAGGTCGATGATAAGATAGTGGAACTCATAGCCGTACGCAACGACTACATAAAGCAGGCGGCAAAGTTCAAACACACTGTCGATGAGATAAAGGCGGACGAGAGGATAGAGGATGTTCTCAACCATGTTCGCCACAAAGCTCTCACACTCGGAGTATCACCGAACATGGTGGTCGAAATATACAAGAAGATGATTGACGATATGGTCGAGACGGAGATTGCGGAGTTCAGAAACAAGGGTTCGTTCTAG